A single region of the Fibrobacter sp. UWT2 genome encodes:
- a CDS encoding ATP-binding protein produces MFKRKILKEFENWKISGGKKKALVVKGMRQIGKTSSVLEFARSNYESVVYINFKENENAKKVFEGDLNVNRITIDLSALFPNVHFVENKTVIIFDEIQECANARASIKPFMEDGRYDVICTGSLLGIKGYNRKKGKGVPTGFERIIYMKPMDFEEFLWAKGIGENVISYLKECFAKKEPVSEATHNAMLRYFKEYLCVGGLPYVVSRFVETNDMNIVWQEQQDILEEYKDDFGKHLDENENEEIDRTLLGRINRVFDSIPAQLAKENNKFVYSQLEKKGRSENYQTAIQWLYDCGIINICYNLTNIAEPLEGYKIENTFKIYVQDSGLFVAMLERGTAAKILSGDLGFYKGAIYENIIADCFSKQGRKLFYFRKDTGLEIDFVENVGGELAIIEVKATSGRSKSAKTVLSNDNYAAKVCYKLSENNIGVAGKMVTLPYYMAMFLE; encoded by the coding sequence TCGAAAATTGGAAGATTTCGGGGGGCAAAAAGAAGGCCCTGGTTGTCAAGGGAATGCGCCAAATCGGCAAGACATCCAGTGTCCTGGAATTCGCCCGCAGCAACTACGAGAGCGTCGTCTATATCAACTTTAAGGAAAATGAAAATGCGAAGAAGGTTTTCGAGGGAGACCTGAACGTCAATAGGATTACTATAGACCTTTCCGCGCTTTTTCCTAATGTGCATTTTGTCGAAAACAAGACCGTCATCATCTTCGATGAAATTCAGGAATGTGCAAACGCCCGCGCAAGCATCAAGCCTTTTATGGAAGACGGTCGCTACGATGTCATCTGTACTGGCTCCCTGCTTGGTATTAAGGGGTACAACCGTAAAAAGGGAAAAGGCGTCCCAACCGGTTTTGAAAGAATAATTTATATGAAACCCATGGATTTCGAGGAATTTCTGTGGGCGAAGGGTATCGGCGAAAATGTCATCAGTTACCTGAAGGAATGCTTCGCGAAAAAGGAACCCGTAAGCGAGGCGACGCATAACGCCATGCTCCGCTATTTCAAGGAATACCTTTGTGTAGGCGGGCTCCCTTATGTCGTTTCTCGATTTGTCGAGACGAACGACATGAACATCGTTTGGCAGGAACAGCAAGACATTCTTGAAGAATACAAGGACGACTTTGGCAAGCACCTTGACGAGAACGAAAACGAGGAAATCGACCGCACGCTTCTTGGCCGCATCAATCGCGTCTTTGATTCAATTCCCGCCCAACTTGCGAAGGAAAACAACAAATTTGTTTATTCGCAACTAGAAAAGAAGGGTCGTTCCGAAAATTACCAAACCGCAATCCAATGGCTCTACGACTGCGGCATCATTAACATCTGCTACAACCTGACCAACATCGCAGAACCCCTTGAAGGCTACAAGATCGAGAATACGTTTAAAATTTATGTGCAGGATTCCGGCCTGTTTGTCGCCATGCTGGAACGCGGCACCGCGGCCAAGATTCTAAGCGGAGATTTGGGATTCTATAAAGGAGCCATCTACGAGAACATCATCGCAGATTGTTTCTCTAAACAAGGCCGCAAGCTGTTCTACTTCCGCAAAGATACGGGGCTAGAAATTGACTTTGTAGAAAATGTCGGTGGCGAGCTCGCCATTATTGAAGTCAAGGCGACATCGGGACGTTCCAAGTCGGCAAAGACTGTTCTGAGTAATGACAACTATGCTGCCAAGGTTTGCTACAAGCTTTCCGAAAACAACATCGGTGTTGCAGGCAAAATGGTTACACTGCCGTACTACATGGCAATGTTTTTGGAGTGA
- a CDS encoding DUF4417 domain-containing protein, with protein MNEQYSSPYEILYRGKDFDEKEIPKRVQSFSMSLTYPDYGAWLHYYEEEELCKAYTDGLSPYLGHIKKFSGSLTLDRSIGWCDHIDVQKDSDNLNKHSRELFEANNIPNIINVRFGDKKSYHFCFRNVPQNAMLFIGNQGTQRYADYKMVQFAGTMELIKRKDPRVLLVYGSADKRIQNECERQEISLVRYPSQCELAHAKKFFTPKTLPCSTAV; from the coding sequence ATGAACGAACAGTATTCAAGCCCATACGAAATTTTGTATAGGGGCAAGGACTTCGATGAAAAGGAAATTCCTAAACGTGTTCAGTCCTTTTCGATGTCGCTTACATATCCTGATTATGGCGCATGGCTCCATTACTACGAAGAAGAGGAACTCTGTAAAGCCTATACAGATGGTCTCTCGCCGTATCTTGGACATATCAAAAAATTTTCTGGAAGTCTCACACTTGATAGAAGTATCGGATGGTGCGACCATATAGACGTTCAAAAGGATTCTGACAATTTGAATAAGCATAGTCGAGAATTATTCGAGGCTAACAATATTCCGAACATAATCAATGTGCGCTTTGGAGACAAAAAGTCGTATCATTTTTGTTTTCGAAATGTCCCGCAAAATGCAATGCTGTTTATCGGAAACCAGGGAACGCAACGGTATGCTGATTACAAAATGGTTCAATTTGCAGGAACGATGGAATTAATAAAAAGGAAAGATCCTCGTGTTTTACTTGTTTACGGAAGCGCGGACAAGAGAATTCAAAACGAATGTGAAAGACAAGAAATCTCTCTTGTTCGTTACCCTAGTCAATGCGAGTTGGCTCATGCTAAAAAGTTTTTCACTCCAAAAACATTGCCATGTAGTACGGCAGTGTAA
- a CDS encoding EndoU domain-containing protein encodes MKISHFPPQGTEKKIMGEKASTQPGVVYKLPELPKEYQHLLNELPQKYIQTTLFPEEELAKQNRPELYQTEVPNNSPLKYFKGDLEGLKQTEHFESGLIKHIFNGEVKLASAGKGKKRLEATGYHTEVIKNAEGQIIPGTKSSPDTKGVYQGKVKVNGVRKRTMGGMSTFFPEHWSPQHIVNAINEAYKGKSAIDPSGKIFYGYSKEGVKIKMRISPNGKISSAFPIMEEN; translated from the coding sequence ATGAAGATTTCACATTTTCCGCCGCAAGGCACGGAGAAAAAAATCATGGGTGAAAAAGCCTCAACCCAGCCGGGGGTTGTTTACAAACTACCGGAATTGCCAAAGGAGTATCAGCATTTGTTGAACGAGCTCCCGCAAAAGTACATTCAAACAACGCTTTTTCCTGAAGAGGAACTCGCAAAGCAGAATCGTCCGGAACTTTATCAGACCGAGGTCCCGAATAATTCACCATTAAAATACTTCAAGGGTGATTTAGAAGGGCTAAAGCAGACGGAACACTTTGAATCTGGCCTAATAAAACATATATTTAATGGGGAGGTCAAACTCGCTTCTGCGGGCAAAGGGAAGAAACGATTGGAGGCGACGGGTTACCATACCGAGGTAATCAAGAATGCTGAAGGACAAATTATTCCCGGGACAAAATCATCCCCAGATACCAAAGGAGTATATCAAGGTAAAGTCAAGGTCAACGGAGTCCGAAAACGCACAATGGGCGGAATGTCAACATTCTTCCCCGAACACTGGTCACCGCAACATATCGTGAATGCGATAAACGAGGCGTACAAAGGTAAAAGCGCAATAGATCCTTCTGGTAAAATATTTTATGGATATTCAAAGGAAGGTGTGAAAATAAAAATGCGAATTAGCCCAAATGGAAAAATCTCAAGTGCATTTCCGATTATGGAGGAAAACTAA
- a CDS encoding DEAD/DEAH box helicase has protein sequence MQMLPFQENAVLGTNGLVETFKKLWQTGDHNLDITFKSPTGSGKTFMVSNFVRELQNDPAFNDDVAFVWITFSDDLAMQSRDKFYDYFFPNIGRSLLTIADFSEGVLHKDDILFLNWQKLVAKDAKKRLLRRPDEVELQKEQGFYFEDIAENTKKEGREIVMIIDESHKNVTASAYRDVITPLNPRIILNVSATPEKIPNISDVQNLRAGYVEVKRSDVVAAGLIKEQIISQTEEDLRTIEGEDLDFALLRLAKEKRESLAVQWTRLGQNINPLVLIQLPNDDSKLKDQGVETKEELVTRFLTENCEVPANKIAKWFDNKKENLEHISDADSPVDFILFKYAAGTGWDCPRAHVIVMFREIESPTFKTQTLGRILRNPVPKIDLTAFPELREGFLYTNYRKNEISDIPDTVENKPKTEVTNLAPHLFGRFATQEATHNVLQELKSSMFDKLVANGSDKPISDVAPKIEAALKEAVKQVAPELSTNPGILSDNHPELNLFGEIDSPASKIQKTEQIVETATRNVKAILTEHFGESVANKATEIVAEATRDFAETLVQKQQSSFIVDPLLKSDFISRADYGDIGKASSFQSSFVKSMNNYFGINENVYNNPFAQEGVLEKFGIDMSQTLSTEVLANATFAGTNDLGKNVEHEMSDNEVEKNFMNACYNILEEQTEPDAKYGNIARSWGPFKEALRQWFERYSMTNIDNVGRYKIFLKDLFKNSASVFRKAITQALKDYRPIRDAFVAERRKQEMQEALPFKVKTSYAYSSDYVDYNASKKSMLRPFKLKAEYSGRDNEIAFIEFLENLVTVEWWFKQNDDGKDFYALKYFNTTENRERLFYPDWIVKFLDGRIGIFDTKSGFTAANPEGRAEALSKKLRDLNALAGTEKFVGGLCVRENKLWYCNSAEKYRYKDEKGNLAEGWKLMQG, from the coding sequence ATGCAGATGCTTCCTTTCCAAGAAAACGCGGTCCTCGGCACGAACGGTCTCGTAGAGACATTCAAGAAACTTTGGCAAACAGGCGACCATAATCTCGATATTACATTCAAGTCTCCGACTGGTTCTGGCAAGACTTTCATGGTGTCAAATTTTGTTCGTGAACTGCAGAATGATCCCGCTTTTAATGACGATGTCGCTTTCGTTTGGATTACTTTCTCAGACGATCTTGCGATGCAAAGCCGCGACAAGTTTTACGATTACTTTTTCCCAAATATCGGGCGAAGTCTCTTGACCATTGCGGATTTTTCCGAAGGGGTTTTGCATAAAGACGATATCCTGTTTTTGAATTGGCAAAAGTTGGTGGCAAAAGATGCAAAAAAACGTTTGTTGCGTCGCCCCGATGAAGTTGAGTTGCAAAAAGAACAGGGATTCTACTTTGAAGATATCGCGGAAAATACAAAGAAAGAAGGTCGCGAAATTGTGATGATTATCGATGAAAGCCACAAGAACGTGACTGCATCGGCTTATCGTGATGTTATTACGCCACTTAATCCACGAATCATATTGAATGTTTCCGCGACACCTGAAAAAATCCCCAACATTAGCGATGTGCAAAATCTGCGTGCAGGCTATGTTGAAGTCAAACGCTCCGATGTTGTGGCTGCAGGTCTTATCAAGGAACAGATTATTTCGCAAACAGAAGAAGATTTGAGAACCATTGAAGGTGAAGATTTGGATTTTGCCTTGCTGCGACTCGCTAAGGAGAAACGGGAATCTTTGGCAGTGCAGTGGACTCGCCTCGGACAAAATATCAACCCGCTCGTTCTAATTCAGTTGCCAAACGATGACTCTAAACTCAAGGACCAAGGCGTAGAAACGAAGGAAGAGCTCGTCACAAGGTTTTTGACTGAAAATTGCGAAGTTCCAGCAAATAAAATTGCCAAATGGTTTGACAACAAGAAAGAAAATCTTGAGCATATTTCAGATGCCGATAGTCCCGTAGATTTTATACTTTTCAAGTATGCGGCTGGAACGGGGTGGGATTGCCCTCGAGCTCATGTTATCGTGATGTTCCGTGAAATAGAATCGCCAACATTCAAAACACAGACTCTCGGAAGAATTTTACGCAACCCTGTTCCTAAAATTGATTTGACGGCGTTCCCCGAACTTCGCGAAGGATTCCTTTACACGAACTACCGCAAAAATGAAATCTCCGACATTCCCGATACTGTTGAAAATAAACCTAAAACAGAAGTGACAAATCTTGCACCGCATCTCTTCGGAAGGTTTGCTACGCAAGAAGCAACGCACAATGTCTTACAAGAACTGAAAAGTTCTATGTTTGATAAATTGGTTGCAAATGGCTCAGATAAGCCTATTTCAGATGTTGCGCCTAAAATTGAAGCTGCGTTAAAAGAAGCTGTTAAACAGGTTGCTCCTGAATTATCGACAAACCCGGGAATATTGTCCGATAATCATCCCGAATTGAATCTTTTTGGCGAAATTGATTCTCCAGCATCAAAAATTCAAAAGACAGAACAAATTGTTGAAACGGCAACTCGAAATGTCAAGGCTATATTGACGGAACATTTCGGAGAGAGCGTTGCAAATAAGGCTACCGAAATTGTCGCTGAGGCTACCCGCGATTTTGCAGAAACGCTCGTTCAAAAACAGCAGTCTTCATTCATCGTTGATCCACTTTTGAAGAGCGATTTCATTAGCCGTGCAGACTATGGTGATATTGGTAAGGCAAGTAGTTTCCAGAGTTCATTTGTCAAGTCGATGAACAACTATTTTGGAATTAACGAAAATGTTTATAACAATCCGTTTGCTCAAGAGGGCGTTCTTGAAAAATTTGGCATAGATATGTCTCAGACACTTTCAACCGAAGTCTTGGCGAATGCAACTTTTGCAGGGACCAACGATTTAGGCAAGAATGTAGAGCATGAGATGAGCGACAATGAAGTCGAAAAGAACTTCATGAATGCTTGCTACAACATTTTGGAAGAACAGACCGAACCCGATGCTAAATATGGCAACATAGCTCGTTCTTGGGGACCCTTCAAAGAAGCTCTTCGCCAATGGTTTGAACGCTATTCAATGACGAACATTGATAATGTCGGTCGCTACAAAATTTTCTTGAAGGACTTATTCAAGAATTCTGCAAGTGTATTCCGCAAAGCTATTACTCAGGCTCTCAAGGATTACAGACCCATTCGCGATGCGTTTGTTGCCGAACGTCGCAAACAGGAAATGCAGGAAGCCTTGCCGTTCAAGGTCAAGACATCTTATGCGTATTCGAGCGATTATGTTGATTATAACGCTAGCAAGAAGAGTATGCTTCGTCCATTCAAACTTAAAGCAGAATATTCAGGACGCGATAACGAAATCGCTTTTATCGAGTTTCTTGAAAACCTAGTTACAGTAGAATGGTGGTTTAAGCAGAATGATGACGGCAAGGATTTTTACGCACTCAAGTATTTCAACACCACCGAAAATCGAGAACGGCTCTTCTATCCCGACTGGATTGTAAAATTTTTGGATGGCCGCATCGGTATTTTTGATACTAAGAGTGGGTTTACTGCCGCCAATCCTGAAGGACGCGCAGAAGCCCTTTCGAAAAAGTTGCGTGATTTGAATGCTCTTGCCGGCACAGAAAAATTTGTTGGCGGCTTGTGTGTTCGTGAAAATAAACTGTGGTATTGCAACAGTGCCGAAAAATATCGTTACAAGGATGAAAAGGGCAACCTTGCTGAAGGTTGGAAATTGATGCAAGGGTAA
- a CDS encoding site-specific DNA-methyltransferase, with protein MAETLDGLKIRIRELEKEVERWKSQVKSVRYGLNWMDVPEAFDKDSEDKIPILEEVAEKAVDAEGPLTGKPPHVIIEGDNYHALTCLNYTHRGKIDVIYIDPPYNTGSDGFTYKDKRFLTEFPDGQKVPKEHPLRHSYWLSFMEKRLKLAKNLLSDKGVIFISIDDNEQANLKLLCDKVFGEGNLLTAFPRKGIGGRQDSKYYAIVHEYIQGYAKRLDKFESGRMIKGKNFPLFDESKKLHYKTQLLRKWGDNSKRENRPNLFYPIYYNNSTNEFSLSKSKNSLEIYPMLDSDNEGRWRWGKSTMEDAFHKGLVEIQKNRKGEWIPYERIYDNPNEESTKPYSSWIDDIDNSTGASLLKEILQNDDFSYPKPVDLIDRIIRMSSIRKNITILDFFAGSGTTLHATLNLNKEDDGIRQCILVQQSEGDNNICENVTYERNRRVMCGYTNAKGESVDGLGGSLKYYKTGFVGKHQSKNANDADKVELAEKAGCLIALAENTLETIKVPKAAKGFWQIYSDNAEKKKRYTCIYHNGDYGKVPDFVAKIDELRATDKKSKFTVYVFSWNSPDFFENEFDDLKNIEIKAIPKPILEIYKALNG; from the coding sequence GTGGCAGAAACATTGGATGGTCTCAAGATTCGCATCCGCGAATTGGAAAAAGAAGTCGAACGCTGGAAGTCTCAGGTCAAGAGTGTCCGCTATGGGCTCAACTGGATGGACGTTCCTGAAGCCTTTGACAAGGATTCCGAAGACAAAATTCCAATTCTCGAAGAAGTCGCCGAAAAGGCCGTAGATGCGGAAGGTCCGTTGACAGGAAAACCTCCTCATGTGATTATCGAAGGCGACAACTACCACGCACTCACTTGCTTGAATTACACTCACCGTGGCAAAATTGATGTCATCTACATTGATCCGCCGTATAACACGGGTTCGGATGGATTTACTTACAAGGACAAACGTTTCTTGACAGAATTTCCCGATGGTCAAAAAGTTCCTAAGGAACATCCGCTTCGCCATAGCTATTGGCTTTCGTTTATGGAAAAGCGTTTGAAGTTGGCAAAGAATTTGCTGAGTGATAAGGGGGTGATTTTCATCAGTATTGATGATAACGAACAAGCGAATTTAAAGTTGTTGTGTGATAAAGTATTTGGGGAAGGAAATTTACTAACGGCTTTCCCACGAAAGGGAATTGGTGGACGTCAGGATAGCAAATACTATGCAATAGTTCACGAATATATTCAAGGATATGCAAAGAGGTTAGATAAGTTTGAATCAGGAAGAATGATTAAAGGAAAAAATTTCCCTTTATTTGACGAATCTAAAAAGCTCCATTATAAAACTCAATTACTCCGGAAATGGGGTGATAATAGTAAAAGAGAAAATCGTCCAAATTTATTTTATCCAATTTATTACAACAATTCTACCAATGAGTTTAGCCTATCTAAATCGAAGAATTCTTTGGAAATATATCCAATGCTTGATTCGGATAATGAAGGACGCTGGCGATGGGGCAAAAGTACAATGGAAGATGCTTTTCATAAAGGACTTGTTGAAATACAAAAAAACAGAAAAGGTGAATGGATTCCATATGAAAGGATCTATGATAATCCAAATGAAGAAAGTACAAAGCCCTATTCAAGTTGGATAGATGATATTGATAATTCTACAGGAGCTTCATTGCTAAAAGAAATTCTTCAAAACGATGATTTTAGCTATCCCAAACCTGTAGACTTGATAGACAGAATTATTCGCATGAGCTCGATTCGGAAAAATATAACCATTCTTGACTTCTTCGCAGGCTCTGGCACGACTCTACATGCCACACTCAATCTTAATAAAGAGGATGATGGTATTCGCCAATGCATTCTTGTTCAGCAGTCAGAAGGCGACAACAACATCTGTGAAAATGTTACATACGAGCGTAATCGTCGTGTAATGTGTGGCTACACAAACGCAAAGGGGGAAAGCGTCGATGGTTTAGGTGGTTCTCTTAAATACTACAAGACTGGCTTCGTCGGCAAGCATCAGAGCAAAAATGCCAATGATGCAGACAAGGTGGAACTTGCTGAAAAAGCAGGTTGCCTTATCGCACTAGCAGAAAACACCTTGGAAACAATCAAGGTCCCCAAGGCCGCAAAGGGCTTCTGGCAAATCTATTCTGATAATGCAGAAAAGAAAAAGCGCTATACCTGTATTTACCATAATGGCGATTATGGTAAAGTTCCTGATTTTGTTGCAAAAATCGATGAATTACGTGCTACTGATAAAAAGTCAAAATTTACGGTTTATGTATTCAGCTGGAATTCTCCTGACTTCTTTGAAAACGAATTCGATGATTTGAAAAACATCGAAATCAAGGCGATTCCCAAACCGATTCTCGAAATCTACAAGGCTTTGAACGGGTAA
- a CDS encoding ATP-binding protein yields MTLEELKKLISKDETKNIELKKSTGELREGMHTACAFLNSDGGVLVFGVTPSLSIVGQIVSESTRRDIAQALAGIEPAVTPVIEYVDIPGKDNHQVIVLRFNPWVYGNDPYTFHGRPYYRLESVTKAMPRDMFDARIRINMPHKYSWEMRVAEGYSIKDLDVSTIRGVVRLGVEEKRIPVGSLNESIKVILKKWNLLDGDNLRNAAVFLFSKRFSYDYEIRMARFRGMDKNYFIDNQQAHGNFFELLDAGMSFFFKHLSLSGEIKGFKREEHLDVPATALREALINALCHRDYDIYQCSIGIAIYDDRIEIESPGLLPRELTPKTIKRSHKSYPRNEIAATVLYQITYLEKWGSGIKRIMDACKAEGSPQPFWSEEGGYTVVTFPMNKLNGRIVTPNEPQNVTQNVTQNVTQNDIPRAEKVEQVVVENSMISKDDLAKRFNVSSKTILRDLKKLGYAWEGASKNGRWVKKEPTSTNL; encoded by the coding sequence ATGACTTTGGAAGAACTCAAAAAACTGATTTCTAAAGATGAAACGAAGAATATTGAACTGAAAAAATCTACCGGCGAACTCCGGGAGGGCATGCATACGGCATGCGCCTTCCTGAATTCCGATGGCGGCGTTCTCGTTTTCGGTGTCACGCCTTCCTTGAGTATTGTTGGGCAAATCGTTTCTGAATCTACCCGTCGCGATATCGCGCAAGCGTTAGCGGGAATAGAACCTGCGGTCACCCCTGTTATTGAATATGTAGACATTCCCGGCAAGGACAACCATCAAGTAATCGTACTGAGGTTCAATCCGTGGGTCTATGGGAATGACCCGTACACATTTCATGGAAGACCATACTATAGACTGGAAAGTGTCACTAAAGCAATGCCTAGGGATATGTTTGATGCTAGAATTCGGATCAACATGCCGCACAAATATTCGTGGGAAATGAGGGTGGCTGAGGGGTATTCTATAAAAGACCTTGATGTCAGCACAATTCGTGGCGTAGTCCGTCTCGGAGTCGAAGAAAAACGAATTCCGGTGGGGTCACTCAATGAGTCAATTAAAGTAATATTGAAAAAATGGAACCTGTTGGATGGCGACAATTTGCGGAACGCCGCTGTGTTTCTTTTTTCTAAGAGATTTTCGTATGATTATGAAATTCGAATGGCTCGTTTTAGAGGAATGGACAAAAATTACTTTATCGACAACCAGCAGGCTCATGGCAATTTCTTTGAACTGCTTGATGCGGGCATGTCGTTCTTTTTCAAGCATCTTTCTCTTAGCGGAGAAATCAAGGGGTTTAAAAGGGAAGAACACCTTGATGTTCCTGCAACGGCATTGCGCGAGGCACTGATTAACGCCCTTTGCCATAGGGATTATGACATTTACCAGTGCTCTATCGGCATTGCCATATATGACGACCGTATAGAAATTGAAAGCCCGGGCTTGTTACCCCGCGAATTAACTCCCAAAACTATTAAGCGGTCGCATAAGTCATATCCACGAAACGAGATTGCTGCGACGGTTCTCTATCAAATAACATACTTAGAAAAATGGGGCTCGGGAATAAAGCGCATAATGGATGCTTGCAAAGCTGAAGGTTCTCCACAACCCTTTTGGAGTGAAGAGGGTGGCTATACCGTGGTGACGTTCCCGATGAACAAACTGAACGGTAGGATTGTCACCCCAAATGAACCTCAAAATGTCACCCAAAATGTCACTCAAAATGTCACTCAAAATGACATTCCGAGAGCAGAAAAAGTGGAGCAGGTTGTTGTGGAAAATTCCATGATATCAAAGGATGATTTAGCTAAAAGGTTCAATGTTTCAAGTAAGACTATTTTGAGGGACCTCAAAAAGCTTGGCTATGCTTGGGAAGGTGCATCGAAAAATGGGCGTTGGGTAAAAAAGGAACCTACGTCCACAAACTTGTAA
- a CDS encoding GNAT family N-acetyltransferase, giving the protein MAIEYKDIHDFSEQDLKDLFLSVEWSSGHFPDKLVVAMKNFKTVISAWDGEKLVGMICAMDDGIMNAYVHYLLVRPEYQGQSIGKELVERVKEIYKDYLRVVVVAYNEELSFYEHCGFKKADDASPMFITSLWT; this is encoded by the coding sequence ATGGCCATTGAATACAAAGACATCCACGATTTCTCGGAACAAGATTTAAAAGACCTCTTCCTCTCCGTCGAATGGTCCTCGGGACATTTCCCCGACAAGCTCGTAGTCGCGATGAAAAACTTCAAGACCGTCATCTCGGCCTGGGACGGCGAAAAGCTCGTCGGCATGATCTGCGCCATGGATGACGGCATCATGAACGCCTACGTGCATTACCTGCTTGTGCGCCCCGAATACCAGGGCCAAAGCATCGGCAAGGAACTCGTGGAACGTGTCAAGGAAATCTATAAGGATTACCTGCGCGTAGTCGTAGTCGCCTACAACGAAGAACTCTCCTTCTACGAACATTGCGGCTTCAAGAAAGCCGACGATGCGAGCCCGATGTTTATTACAAGTTTGTGGACGTAG
- a CDS encoding bile acid:sodium symporter family protein: MHFLEKISEFVGKWMAVVVLAIAALSLFVPKSTLWIELSWVNYLLMVVMFGMGLTLKLTDFALVFARPKEITIGCAAQFIVMPALAFALSKAFGLDAALMAGVVLVGTCPGGTSSNVITYLSKGDVALSVGMTSVNTLLAPVLTPTITYLLLRTTVNVDVMAMFLSIVKVVIVPIALGFVINKFFGKWTARAVKVLPLVSVIAIAMIVAAVVSHNASKILSTGAIVFAVVILHNLLGYGCGFGLGKLLKFSTPKTKALSIEIGMQNSGLATSLAATAFSGLAMATVPGAIFSVWHNISGAILANVYRRWEK, encoded by the coding sequence ATGCATTTTCTTGAAAAGATCAGTGAATTTGTGGGCAAGTGGATGGCGGTTGTCGTTTTGGCCATCGCGGCGCTCTCGTTGTTCGTCCCGAAATCGACACTCTGGATTGAACTCTCGTGGGTGAATTACCTGCTGATGGTCGTGATGTTCGGCATGGGGCTTACACTCAAGCTGACCGATTTTGCACTTGTATTTGCACGTCCGAAGGAAATTACTATCGGATGTGCGGCACAGTTTATCGTGATGCCGGCACTCGCGTTTGCACTTTCCAAGGCGTTCGGGCTCGATGCCGCCCTCATGGCGGGCGTGGTTCTCGTAGGCACCTGTCCCGGCGGGACTTCCAGCAACGTGATTACATACCTATCGAAAGGCGACGTGGCGCTTTCCGTGGGCATGACGAGCGTGAATACGCTGCTCGCACCCGTATTGACGCCGACAATCACCTATCTGCTTTTGCGCACCACCGTAAACGTGGACGTGATGGCGATGTTCCTTTCTATCGTGAAGGTCGTCATCGTGCCGATTGCGCTCGGGTTTGTTATCAACAAGTTCTTCGGCAAATGGACTGCCCGCGCCGTGAAGGTGCTACCGCTCGTCTCGGTGATTGCGATTGCGATGATTGTAGCCGCAGTCGTCTCGCACAATGCATCGAAGATTCTCTCCACGGGCGCTATCGTGTTTGCCGTGGTGATTCTCCACAACCTGCTCGGCTACGGCTGCGGTTTTGGCCTCGGAAAGTTGCTGAAATTCTCGACCCCCAAGACGAAGGCGCTTTCCATCGAAATCGGCATGCAGAATTCCGGACTCGCTACAAGCCTTGCTGCGACCGCGTTCTCGGGCCTTGCGATGGCGACCGTCCCCGGCGCCATATTCTCCGTGTGGCACAACATTTCGGGTGCGATACTCGCGAACGTTTACCGCAGGTGGGAAAAATAA
- a CDS encoding very short patch repair endonuclease, with translation MKRRQKKRLPMNRSQMMQAVHSVDTKPEILVRRALFKAGLRYRLHRRDLPGTPDLYILKHGVVIFINGCFWHQHGCKFTSRPKSNPEFWNEKFTNNVVRDVKTNWKLSLQGYRVATVWECSIKNDFDRTIERLKAFITSDEESIEI, from the coding sequence ATGAAACGTCGCCAGAAAAAACGTCTTCCAATGAACCGCTCGCAGATGATGCAGGCGGTTCATTCCGTAGATACGAAACCAGAAATTTTAGTACGCCGAGCGCTTTTTAAAGCGGGGCTGCGCTATAGGCTCCACCGCCGCGATTTGCCAGGCACGCCAGACCTGTATATTCTTAAGCATGGCGTGGTCATTTTTATAAACGGCTGTTTCTGGCACCAACACGGCTGCAAGTTCACAAGCCGCCCCAAAAGCAATCCCGAATTCTGGAACGAAAAGTTCACGAACAATGTCGTGCGTGACGTCAAGACAAACTGGAAGCTTTCGCTACAAGGCTACCGCGTCGCCACTGTGTGGGAATGCTCCATCAAGAACGATTTCGACCGTACCATTGAACGCCTGAAGGCATTCATCACTAGCGACGAAGAAAGCATCGAGATTTAG